CGCGGCTTGGCGGTCAGCAGGTTCAGGTCGCGGAAGGACTCCTCCTCTTTGGCGTCCACATCCAGCGTCCGCGCCGGCTTGCCCGCGCTCAGGTGCGCCATGGCCCGCTCGTACAGCGCGATGGGCACGGCGAAGTCCTTGGGCCGACCTTTGGAAGCCTGCCGCGCCTGCTCCAGCCGCCGCTCCACAGTGGCCAGGTCCGCCAGCATCAGTTCGGTGTCTATCACCTGGATGTCCGACCAGGGGTCCAGGCCGGCGCTCACGTGCGGGATGTCGGGGTTCTGGAAGCAGCGCACGACCAGCGCGATGGCATCCACGTTGCGGATGTGGCCCAGGAACTGATTGCCCAGCCCCTCGCCCTTGCTGGCCCCCTTGACCAGGCCGGCGATGTCCACAAATTCTACCGTGGCGGGGACGATGCGCTCCGGCTTGACGATGGCGGCGATGTCGGCCAGGCGCGGGTCCGGGACCTCGGCGATGCCGATGTTGGGGTCAATGGTGGTGAAGGGGTAACTAGCCACCGCCGCGCCCGCGCGCGTCAGCGCGTTGAACAGGGTGGATTTGCCCACGTTGGGCAGCCCCACGATTCCAACCTGAAGGGTCATGGCGTGCCTCCATTATCGGGAGCGTTTTCGTGCCGCCGCCGACGCCCACGCCTGCGGGCCGGGCCGGCGCGTCCCCACGGGAATGTCCGGATTTTCCGCGTCCCGTTCCCAAGTGATCGGGTTGTTCTGGATGTATTCGCGGATGGCGTTCCATTCGCGGTCGTTGCGGATGATGCGATCGTAGTAATTGCGTTGCCACACGGGCGCGCCCGGCGTCCCGCGCATTTCGTTGATGCGTCGCGTGCACGCGGATTTGAACGAACCGATGATCGCGCCCAGGGATTGCGGAATCGGGCCGCGGGGCCCGTCGGCCGTAGGGGCGACGCATGCGTCGCCCCTACCGCATGCATCGCCCCGAATCACAATGATCCCGTGCACGTGGTTCGGCATCACTACGAACGCATCCAATTCCACATGCGGATGATGGCGGGGCAAATCGCGCCAACACGCGGCGACGATTTCCCCGTATTCGTTCAGGCGCATTGTCCCGTCCGCCACGTCGCCGAACAGGGGCTGGCCGCCGTGCGTGCAAATGGTAACGAAATACGCGCCCGCGTCGCGGTAATCCCACCCGCGCAGGCGGATGGCACGGCGATGATGGATGTCCGGATCGTATCGCGTTGGCATCGCACGCGGTCCTTTCGTTGCGCATCGGGCCAGTCGGGCGCGTAGGGGCGTTTCCCGTAGGGCCGACGCATGCGTGGCCGCTACTCCTGCGCGGGCGATTGCCCCTCCACGATCGCAATCTCCTCGTCCGTCAGGCCGTACAACTGGTACACCAGGCGGTCAATTTCACGGTCGGTGCGGGCGATCTCGCGGGCCAGGTCGTGGCGGCGGTCCTCCAGCGCGGCCTCGGCCTCGGCGTGCTCGCGCTTCAGGTGCAGCATCCGTTCCACCAGCGCCACCATGCGGTCGTGCATCGCCCGCTCCGCCGGGTCCGACAGGTCCAGCGCGCGGATGGGAAGTGCAAGGACCTGGGTCTGATTGATTTGGGGAAATATCTTCTTGTACGCCGTCACACGTTTCTGGATGCACGCTGAAAGAAGCTTTGAGTTAAGCAAGGCCAGGACATACCGAATATCTGCTTCCGCAGATTCCAGCAACTGCACGTTGTAGACAGATTGCAGCGTTACATATCCGTTGGCGTCAAGGCCACACACAAGGTTGGCTCCGGTCTTCACTATGAGCAGCTTGGGTGCTTCGTAGTTCGTCCTAGGTTTTTGGACGTAAGCTTCGGGAACTACGTGGCGCGGAGCACCGACATAGTAGCGCCGAACGCACTCGCCAGCCAAGATGGGTAACATCCCTTCAGGGATTCTCCCACCCATCTTTTGTAGACTCTTCTTACCCAGCTCCTCACCGCGTGTCAACCGGGCGATTTCGCCAAGCTGAACAGACCGCATTTGTAATTTGGCCTCAATTCGCTGCCAATCGGATGTCTGTTCTAGAGCAAACTCACACCGCTGATTTGCGCGAACGGAACTCTGTAGCAAGTAGCCCACTGTCCTCGCCTCTGCTACTGTAACCAGATCGATGTTAATTCGCCACTGCTCTGGTGCCCGCTCCCGCTGGAACACAATGACCGCGCCAGACACAGCCGGATCGGTGAACACGCGCCCTACATGCGAGATGCTCACGATCCTACCATTAGCCAAAAGAAAGCGCCGAAGCAATTCGGGTTCGTCTCGTGCTAGAATTGCGTCCGGCACGATGTATCCATGATAACCTCCTGGCCTTAGGAGACTTACGCACCTTTCATAGAATAGCCAATACAGGTCGTACTGCCTCTTTGCGAGTTCATAGTGTTTCTCAAAGAACTCCTTCTGGTCTGGTGGAAGGTACTCACCGAAGACATACGGCGGGTTCCCGATCACCACGTCAAACCCGCCCTCGGCCATGACCTCGGGGAATTCCGTATGCCAGTTGAACGGGTGCATGTCCCATAGGGGCGACGCATGCGTCGCCCCTACGTCGTCCGAAATCAGGGAATTGCCCTGGCGGATATGGTCCAGCCTGGGCAGACGCCCACGCTCGTTGGCGGCCCGCAGGAGCAGGTTCAGTTGCGCCACCTCCACCGCCTGGGCGTCCAAATCCACGCCGTAGAGGTTGCGCGACAGGATTTCCATGCGGCGGGCGTGGGCGTGGAAGTCCGCCGCCCGGTTGTCCGCCCCTGCGTCGGGCACGGGTCGGTTCTGCCCGCGCGCGTTGGCAAGGAAGCGGTCCAGCACGTCAAAGGCCTCAATCAGGAAAGACCCGCTGCCGCAGGCGGGGTCCAGCACGCGGACGTTGCGCGCCCCCTCCAGCCCGCGCTCCTCCAACAGGCGGCCCAGCGTCTGCCGCACGATGTAACGCACGACGAATTGCGGCGTGTAGTAGATGCCCTGGGCCTTGCGCTTGGATTTCTTTGCCTCCAGTTCCACCACATCTTTGCCGCGCTCCTGGGCGGCGTGGCCTAGGTATTGCTCGTAGATGGCGCCCAGCACGTCGGCGTCAATGGCGTTGAAGTCGTAGGTGGTGAACTCATCGGGCTGGTAGAGGCCCTCAATCACCCGGACAAACGGCTCCGGCTCGCATTGCAGGTCCTCCAGCAGGTGCCGCTCAAACAGGCGGCTGTCGTACCACCCGTCGTACTCGCGGAACAGGGCCACGAGTCTGGGGATGAGGTCGTAGCGGCGGCGGTGCTGGATGGCATCCTTGTACTCGCGGGCCAGCCCGATGAGACGGCGCTCCTCAATCCCCCGGTCCTCCACGGTGCGGATGAACACCAGGCGGTCCAGAGTGCGCTGGACGGCCTCGTCAATCTGCTGCGGTGAACACGTGGGGTTGTACTGGCGCAGGTGGCGGTACAGTTCGCGCCGCCACTCCATCAGGTTGTCCAGCAACTGCTCGCCGACGGGCCGCTTGCGGGTGCGCTTGCCCCACCGCTCGGCCTCGCGGTCCAGGGTGTTGGCCTCGCAGGCCGGGCGCGACAGGTACCAGAGGCGGTCAAAGTCGCTCAGGTAGGTGTCGGCGGTGAACTCCAGGAAGATGGCCTGGCGGGGGTCGGCTTCGCGCACCTCGGCGTTGAACACCTTGAGGCCCTCAAAGTCGCACAGCACGGCCCAGGTAACGCCCTTGGTCCAGGCATAGTTGATGGCCTGCCGCGCGAATTCCGGGTCAGCCAGGTCGGCGGGGAGTTTCTTGGTCTCCAGGAAGAACTTCGGGATGCCGCCGATGCGGAAGGCGAAATCCACGAACCCGCGCGACACATTCTCTTCAGGGCTGACCTCGCTGGTGTTGTAGATATCCCAGCCCAGGGCCTGGAATAGCGGCAGGATGAATCCCTGGCGGGTGGCGGCCTCGTTGTAGTCCTTGCGCTGGCGCGGCGAAAGGGCCTTGTAGCGGGCGACCAGCCGCGCGATTTCCTGTCGGGCCGATTCGGGTGAGATCATGCGAGCCTCCCAACGTGCGGGCGGATGGTTGCCCGCCCATGCGATGTCGGGGGCATTATACCCGCCGGCAGGCCGCGATGTCAACGGCCGGACGCATGTGCCGCTACTCCGCCTGGAACCAATAGGACATCACCTCGCGCGCCAGAGGGGCGGCGGCGGTGGAGCCTTCCGCCGCGCGCTGTCCCCCGCCGTACAGGAACACCGCCAGCGCGATCTCCGGGTTCTCGTAGGGCGCGTAGGCGATGAACCAGGCGTGGGTGGGCAGGTGGCCCTCCTCATCGCGCGGGCCGGGGAACTCCGCCGTGCCGGTCTTGCCCGCCACGTTGATGGTCTTCAGCGCGGCGCGGTGGGCCGTGCCCCACGCCACCGCCGCCCGCATCCCTTCCTGCACCGTCCGCAG
This window of the Chloroflexota bacterium genome carries:
- the ychF gene encoding redox-regulated ATPase YchF; translated protein: MTLQVGIVGLPNVGKSTLFNALTRAGAAVASYPFTTIDPNIGIAEVPDPRLADIAAIVKPERIVPATVEFVDIAGLVKGASKGEGLGNQFLGHIRNVDAIALVVRCFQNPDIPHVSAGLDPWSDIQVIDTELMLADLATVERRLEQARQASKGRPKDFAVPIALYERAMAHLSAGKPARTLDVDAKEEESFRDLNLLTAKPRVFVANVGEGDCPAGGPLAEAVREAAAQEGAEVVVICAELEAALAEWPPEDAAAYRAELGLHESGLASLARAAYRLLRLITFFTTTGGKEVRAWPVRENTPAPVAAGKIHTDMERGFIRAEVVSYPDLMRAGSFAEARNRGLLRLEGREYLVQDGDIIHFRFAV
- a CDS encoding transposase, with the translated sequence MPTRYDPDIHHRRAIRLRGWDYRDAGAYFVTICTHGGQPLFGDVADGTMRLNEYGEIVAACWRDLPRHHPHVELDAFVVMPNHVHGIIVIRGDACGRGDACVAPTADGPRGPIPQSLGAIIGSFKSACTRRINEMRGTPGAPVWQRNYYDRIIRNDREWNAIREYIQNNPITWERDAENPDIPVGTRRPGPQAWASAAARKRSR
- a CDS encoding N-6 DNA methylase, which codes for MISPESARQEIARLVARYKALSPRQRKDYNEAATRQGFILPLFQALGWDIYNTSEVSPEENVSRGFVDFAFRIGGIPKFFLETKKLPADLADPEFARQAINYAWTKGVTWAVLCDFEGLKVFNAEVREADPRQAIFLEFTADTYLSDFDRLWYLSRPACEANTLDREAERWGKRTRKRPVGEQLLDNLMEWRRELYRHLRQYNPTCSPQQIDEAVQRTLDRLVFIRTVEDRGIEERRLIGLAREYKDAIQHRRRYDLIPRLVALFREYDGWYDSRLFERHLLEDLQCEPEPFVRVIEGLYQPDEFTTYDFNAIDADVLGAIYEQYLGHAAQERGKDVVELEAKKSKRKAQGIYYTPQFVVRYIVRQTLGRLLEERGLEGARNVRVLDPACGSGSFLIEAFDVLDRFLANARGQNRPVPDAGADNRAADFHAHARRMEILSRNLYGVDLDAQAVEVAQLNLLLRAANERGRLPRLDHIRQGNSLISDDVGATHASPLWDMHPFNWHTEFPEVMAEGGFDVVIGNPPYVFGEYLPPDQKEFFEKHYELAKRQYDLYWLFYERCVSLLRPGGYHGYIVPDAILARDEPELLRRFLLANGRIVSISHVGRVFTDPAVSGAVIVFQRERAPEQWRINIDLVTVAEARTVGYLLQSSVRANQRCEFALEQTSDWQRIEAKLQMRSVQLGEIARLTRGEELGKKSLQKMGGRIPEGMLPILAGECVRRYYVGAPRHVVPEAYVQKPRTNYEAPKLLIVKTGANLVCGLDANGYVTLQSVYNVQLLESAEADIRYVLALLNSKLLSACIQKRVTAYKKIFPQINQTQVLALPIRALDLSDPAERAMHDRMVALVERMLHLKREHAEAEAALEDRRHDLAREIARTDREIDRLVYQLYGLTDEEIAIVEGQSPAQE